A single region of the Deinococcus misasensis DSM 22328 genome encodes:
- a CDS encoding RDD family protein: MRYASIWKRTLAFLMDAVLVLGAMYGLTVLLEGFQPREDLARVVRLPVAFLPLVVGWLYFAVLESSPTGQTLGKKGMNIQVKHTTGLRLTFEQASLRWKLRFYLVLWLFSGVFVPPLWMNPRRQFLHDTASESLVLEKPRGEA; the protein is encoded by the coding sequence ATGCGCTATGCGTCGATATGGAAAAGGACACTGGCTTTCTTGATGGATGCAGTTTTGGTTCTGGGAGCAATGTATGGCTTGACTGTTTTGCTGGAGGGTTTTCAGCCCAGGGAAGACCTTGCACGGGTTGTTCGTTTGCCTGTGGCCTTTTTGCCTCTGGTTGTGGGATGGCTTTATTTTGCTGTGCTTGAATCTTCCCCTACAGGCCAGACCCTTGGCAAAAAGGGAATGAACATTCAAGTCAAGCACACCACTGGCCTGAGGTTGACGTTCGAACAGGCCAGTTTGCGCTGGAAATTGAGGTTTTATCTGGTGTTGTGGCTGTTCAGTGGGGTGTTTGTGCCACCCCTCTGGATGAACCCTCGCAGACAGTTTTTGCACGATACAGCTTCAGAAAGTCTGGTGCTGGAAAAACCCCGAGGTGAAGCATGA
- a CDS encoding tetratricopeptide repeat protein has protein sequence MTLGLCLLAPISSGVAFAQNNTQSTPAKKSTATTPTAQNYLALGKYYYNSGRYDAAYAAFRTAIELDRKNKDALLYLGRTQIQLKLYSASQESFKQLIALDARNISAYIGLAQTYRYQYISAKDLSSVKNNLDEALKILDDAENVNPKSASVFNERALVYNLKGDDSKALENARKASELSKEDPIILANYARLQYEAGNLNGALDTMQQAVISDPTDPINRALYGRMLAEKGDIKAANLEIAQALRFKPQTATVLGYAGIVNYLGKDMNSAKNNLTQAVQKEAVRFPEFYFYLGRIALDGGNSKEAHANFTKAVTLNGTNAEFRFYFAKSLEAIGDKANARIQYQKTLELNKGYKEAQDALDRLK, from the coding sequence ATGACTCTTGGTTTGTGCCTGCTGGCGCCCATCTCCAGTGGAGTGGCGTTTGCGCAGAACAACACGCAAAGCACCCCTGCCAAAAAAAGCACCGCAACCACCCCAACGGCCCAGAACTACCTTGCCCTCGGGAAGTATTACTACAACTCTGGACGTTATGATGCGGCTTATGCGGCATTCCGTACTGCCATCGAACTTGACAGAAAAAACAAAGACGCCCTGCTGTACCTCGGGCGCACCCAGATTCAACTGAAGCTGTATTCTGCGTCTCAGGAAAGCTTCAAGCAACTGATTGCTCTGGATGCCCGCAACATCAGCGCTTACATCGGTCTGGCCCAGACGTACCGTTACCAGTACATCAGTGCCAAAGACCTCAGCAGCGTCAAAAACAACCTTGATGAGGCCCTCAAAATCCTCGACGATGCCGAAAACGTCAACCCCAAAAGCGCATCGGTCTTCAATGAGCGTGCTCTGGTTTACAACCTCAAAGGTGATGATTCCAAAGCTCTGGAAAATGCCCGCAAGGCTTCCGAACTTTCCAAAGAAGATCCCATCATTCTGGCCAACTATGCCCGCTTGCAATACGAGGCAGGCAACCTGAATGGTGCTCTGGACACCATGCAACAGGCCGTGATCTCTGATCCCACCGACCCCATCAACCGCGCTTTGTATGGCCGGATGCTGGCCGAAAAAGGCGACATCAAAGCCGCCAATCTGGAGATTGCACAGGCACTGCGCTTCAAGCCCCAGACTGCAACGGTGCTCGGTTACGCTGGAATCGTGAACTACTTGGGCAAAGACATGAACAGTGCCAAAAACAACCTGACCCAGGCTGTTCAGAAAGAAGCAGTGCGCTTCCCAGAGTTCTACTTCTACCTCGGCAGAATTGCCCTGGACGGTGGAAACAGCAAAGAAGCCCACGCCAACTTCACCAAGGCGGTCACCCTGAACGGCACCAATGCTGAATTCCGCTTCTACTTCGCCAAGTCTCTGGAAGCCATCGGAGACAAAGCCAATGCCCGCATCCAGTACCAGAAAACCCTGGAGCTGAACAAAGGATACAAAGAAGCACAAGACGCTCTGGACCGTCTGAAGTAA
- a CDS encoding DUF952 domain-containing protein, translated as MAAFVYRIMSKEEWHTIQSQEFYLPEELKTDGFVHLSCLHQVIEVANFIAAEQENMLLLKMATAGLHELRSEDLYGYGQDFPHLYGPLPLSAVVQVLPLEWKEGTFHLPESPPAQHFVFDQAQRLP; from the coding sequence ATGGCTGCGTTTGTTTATCGGATCATGTCAAAAGAAGAGTGGCACACCATTCAATCTCAAGAATTTTATCTCCCAGAGGAATTGAAAACCGATGGTTTTGTTCACCTGTCTTGTTTGCATCAAGTGATTGAAGTCGCCAACTTCATTGCAGCAGAACAGGAAAACATGTTGCTGCTCAAAATGGCGACAGCAGGTTTGCACGAGTTGCGCTCAGAAGATCTGTATGGCTATGGACAGGATTTTCCCCATCTTTATGGACCTTTGCCCCTGTCAGCAGTGGTGCAGGTTTTGCCTCTGGAATGGAAAGAAGGCACCTTTCACCTGCCAGAGTCACCACCTGCCCAGCATTTTGTTTTTGATCAGGCCCAGAGGCTCCCTTAA
- a CDS encoding YdcF family protein: MSNKISKVKHNLKMLLFGLLVLGALVYLLVALFLASQVNRDTRRQTDAILVLGARVNFKNGINPCLKARVDHGVHLWRQTYAPLLIMSGGDDIEDGTNEADAMQKLAVSAGVPEASILKERESHSTYENLLFTRNIMQKRNLKTLLIVTEPYHMPRAALIAREMGLDFAVSPAPNSPCWNRWKFLSRYFLREPLGLIKNKMLGRW; encoded by the coding sequence GTGTCGAACAAAATATCAAAGGTCAAGCACAACCTCAAAATGCTTTTGTTCGGGTTGCTGGTTTTGGGTGCTCTGGTGTATTTGCTGGTGGCCCTGTTCTTGGCCTCACAGGTGAACCGGGACACCCGCAGGCAAACCGATGCCATTCTGGTGTTGGGCGCAAGGGTGAATTTCAAAAATGGCATCAACCCCTGTTTGAAAGCCAGAGTGGATCATGGGGTGCATCTCTGGAGGCAAACGTATGCCCCTTTGTTGATCATGAGTGGGGGAGACGACATCGAAGATGGAACCAATGAAGCCGATGCCATGCAAAAACTGGCCGTCAGTGCAGGGGTCCCAGAGGCCTCCATCCTGAAGGAACGCGAGTCCCACTCCACCTATGAAAACCTGTTGTTCACCCGAAACATCATGCAGAAGCGCAACTTGAAAACCCTGCTGATCGTGACCGAACCGTACCACATGCCCAGAGCAGCCTTGATCGCACGTGAAATGGGTCTGGATTTTGCAGTCTCTCCAGCACCCAACAGCCCTTGCTGGAATCGCTGGAAATTTCTGTCCCGATATTTTTTAAGGGAGCCTCTGGGCCTGATCAAAAACAAAATGCTGGGCAGGTGGTGA